The following proteins come from a genomic window of Palaemon carinicauda isolate YSFRI2023 chromosome 12, ASM3689809v2, whole genome shotgun sequence:
- the LOC137650589 gene encoding piggyBac transposable element-derived protein 3-like: MPVEEEGEGEVNPKRPRVGEWKKDDIDIQPLPDFIHPQPDFLREPYEYFSQFFTAELRDHIVFQSNLYSRQKDVGSNFHISEEDVMVFLGLIIYMGLVPLPSIVDFWAVKTRIPQVADFMSRNRFKAIRSSLHFNDNDQAAGSQDRFFKVRVPFSKVTREFLKVPETPIHSIDEVMVAYKGTRAGNLRQYVAKKPDKWGYKLFCRSSVDGFVHDILMYQGETTFVSHPTQLSEEENAMSVTSKFVVSLVKTIKDPSHAAVYADNYFTSIGLAKYLRSKYGCRYVGTARENRVGHPPLKSVKEMSKKTTQRGTLDYVSSDGILVARWKDNSVVTILSTDVGVNPMGTVERYDRAQKKKVPIPCPSAIQMYNNRMGGIDKSDMLTHLYKTPFRAKRYYMRLFAYLLDLIICNAWILYKRDCLALQTNPKPLKDFRLDISNWLRSFKTSNFRITRNSLGTRDVPLPKRGQRAVLPSIESRQDATALHMPKHVTMRQTCKFCSTAGHIHRSRWMCEECKVALCLTENRNCFALFHKISK, translated from the coding sequence atgcctgtggaagaggaaggtgaaggtgaggttaaccctaagaggcctcgtgttggtgaatggaagaaggacgacattgacatccaacccctgcccgacttcattcatccacagccggacttcttgagggaaccttatgagtatttctctcagttcttcacagctgaattgagggatcacatcgttttccagtccaacctgtactcaagacagaaggatgtaggcagtaacttccacatatcagaagaggatgtcatggttttccttggcctcatcatatacatgggcctggttcctctccctagcatcgtcgacttctgggccgtgaagaccaggattcctcaggttgcagacttcatgtccaggaaccgcttcaaggccattcgatcatcacttcacttcaacgacaatgaccaggcagcaggctcccaagatcggttcttcaaggtgagagtccccttcagcaaggtcaccagagagttcctgaaagttcccgagactcctatccattccattgatgaagtgatggttgcctacaagggcacaagggctggtaaccttcgccagtatgtagccaagaagcctgacaagtggggctacaagttgttctgccgctccagcgtggatggatttgtgcatgatattcttatgtaccaaggggagacaacctttgtgagccaccctactcagctgtctgaagaggagaatgccatgtctgtcacttccaagtttgttgtctcccttgttaagaccatcaaggacccaagtcacgcagcagtgtatgcagacaactacttcaccagtatagggttggctaagtacctgagatcgaagtatggatgccggtatgtgggaactgccagggaaaaccgagttggacatcctcccctgaagtctgtgaaggagatgagcaagaagacgacgcaaaggggcacactggactacgtctcttctgatggcatcctcgttgcaagatggaaggacaacagcgtcgtgacaatcttgtccactgatgtcggtgtcaaccccatgggaacagtggagcggtacgacagggcacagaagaagaaggttcccattccttgtccatctgccatccagatgtacaacaaccgcatgggtggcatcgacaaaagtgacatgttgacacacctctacaagacccccttcagagcaaagaggtactacatgaggctctttgcttacctcctggacctgatcatctgcaacgcttggattctgtacaagagggattgcttggctttgcagacgaacccaaagcccctcaaggacttccgactggatatctccaattggctgagaagtttcaagacatcaaacttcaggattactagaaattctcttggcaccagggatgtccctttgcccaaaaggggccaacgggcagttttgccaagtatagagtcacgccaggatgccactgccctacacatgccaaagcatgtcaccatgaggcagacctgcaagttctgttcaactgcaggccacatccacaggtctcgctggatgtgtgaggagtgcaaggtggccctttgcctcactgaaaatcgtaattgttttgctttgtttcataagatttccaagtaa